In Aspergillus flavus chromosome 3, complete sequence, one genomic interval encodes:
- a CDS encoding WD40-repeat-containing domain protein codes for MSNPSQSFEPNRRATTYGRPEELHIPSGGMGAANLQRQSMSHEFPATADNHVPSINVHPTNSQPNQYGAGGNNTALPGALQPGNANRPPAVSINTAPSGIPTLSQMSTQLQQQPQPQPQHQQPPPQQPQPPTTPRSNMSNAHGHSRSSPANARYGSSPGAGFPPHTPQGAKYSPLGLADIRPTGDLLGDPITSPGSLPFNGDNQVPSNSNYIAPWPIYAVDWCKWPIPGNSGSFGGKIALGSYLEDNHNYIQIIDTHWTKPDPDTPDAATGEIKLEYVKTAEATHSYPVTRILWEPPSSQKQSTDLLATSGDHLRLWSLPANQPVQSSNSITRSATQRDTPSAKLSPLALLSNSKSPEHTAPITSLDWNTISPSLIITSSIDTTCTIWDIPTLTAKTQLIAHDKEVYDVRFCANSVDVFVSCGADGSVRMFDLRSLEHSTIIYEPTEKSDKRVSSTVVSPGNGSPSAPASIWPPPLLRIAASPHDAHLLATFSQDSNIVRVLDVRQPGQALLELKGHGSSINCVEWSPNRRGLLASGADDCCVLLWDLMNQHNAASVPPPVHTPGAPSATQERGPAAAWQCDYEVSNISWSPQGGTTGAGHPRDWLGVCGGRGVWGVAL; via the exons ATGTCGAACCCATCGCAATCCTTCGAGCCCAATCGACGAGCGACAACTTATGGCCGGCCTGAGGAGCTGCACATTCCGTCTGGGGGTATGGGAGCTGCGAATCTACAGCGACAGTCCATGTCCCATGAATTCCCTGCCACCGCCGATAACCACGTTCCGTCTATCAATGTCCACCCCACGAACTCTCAGCCCAACCAATATGGCGCCGGCGGCAATAACACGGCTCTTCCAGGCGCGCTTCAGCCAGGAAACGCCAACCGCCCCCCAGCAGTATCTATAAACACCGCTCCGTCTGGCATTCCTACCCTTTCCCAGATGTCTACACAGTTACAGCAACAaccgcagccgcagccgcaacaccagcaaccaccaccacagcagccgcagcctcCGACAACGCCCCGCTCCAACATGAGCAACGCTCATGGACACTCGAGATCTAGCCCGGCAAATGCTAGGTATGGGTCATCACCTGGTGCTGGGTTCCCGCCTCATACTCCACAAGGCGCGAAATACTCTCCTTTGGGACTGGCCGACATCCGGCCGACAGGCGATCTTCTGGGTGACCCTATCACCAGCCCCGGGTCGTTACCCTTCAATGGAGACAATCAAGTGCCGTCAAATAGCAATTATATTGCACCTTGGCCGATATATGCAGTAGATTGGTGTAAATGGCCAATTCCTGGGAACTCGGGCTCCTTTGGGGGCAAGATTGCGCTTGGAAGTTATTTAGAAGATAACCACAATTAT ATACAAATCATTGATACCCACTGGACTAAACCAGACCCAGATACACCGGATGCAGCAACTGGCGAGATTAAGCTGGAATATGTCAAAACGGCAGAGGCCACACATTCGTACCCCGTCACGCGAATACTGTGGGAACCTCCATCATCTCAAAAGCAGTCTACTGATCTCCTGGCGACATCGGGGGATCATTTGCGGCTATGGTCCCTGCCTGCGAATCAGCCGGTGCAGAGCTCAAACTCGATTACAAGATCGGCGACCCAAAGGGATACGCCTTCCGCTAAACTTTCTCCGTTGGCGTTACTCTCGAACTCAAAATCTCCCGAGCATACTGCCCCCATCACCTCGCTCGACTGGAACACGATATCTCCAAGCTTGATTATCACGTCCAGCATCGACACGACTTGCACCATTTGGGATATCCCTACACTCACCGCCAAGACGCAACTGATTGCACACGATAAGGAAGTGTATGACGTTCGATTCTGCGCAAACAGCGTCGATGTTTTTGTCAGTTGCGGTGCCGATGGTAGTGTGCGCATGTTTGATCTCCGCAGTCTGGAGCACAGTACTATCATCTACGAACCGACGGAAAAGAGTGATAAGC GGGTTTCGTCCACAGTAGTCAGTCCCGGAAATGGCAGCCCCTCGGCCCCGGCATCCATATGGCCTCCGCCGCTTCTCCGAATCGCAG CATCACCTCATGACGCCCACCTTTTAGCCACGTTTTCTCAGGACTCCAATATTGTCCGTGTCCTAGATGTTCGTCAACCCGGCCAGGCCCTGTTAGAACTCAAGGGCCATGGCTCCTCCATCAACTGCGTGGAGTGGTCCCCGAACCGCCGTGGCCTGCTCGCCTCCGGCGCAGACGACTGCTGCGTTCTTCTGTGGGACCTCATGAACCAGCACAACGCCGCGTCTGTCCCGCCCCCGGTGCACACTCCCGGTGCGCCCTCGGCCACCCAGGAACGTGGTCCTGCTGCCGCGTGGCAGTGTGATTACGAAGTCTCCAACATCAGCTGGTCACCGCAAGGCGGGACAACCGGCGCAGGGCATCCGCGGGATTGGTTAGGAGTGTGCGGTGGACGGGGAGTTTGGGGTGTTGCACTATGA
- a CDS encoding putative acyltransferase (unnamed protein product), whose protein sequence is MAFNGRDQDLRSSPATDNIPLNDLESGINRDSQETTKWTNITDFTPSHILSDPSSRAHALTNNWKACLESFLDRLAIAITPSYLQHLVGGQPPESSKLHAIAALDGLRGWACLLVFNFHFLFTYTWKVAVGWGFSHGNYNLFQLPILHMLVSGHIMVAIFFVISGYVLSYKPLKMIRSRSWEQTFTVLASSTFRRGLRLYIPSVIGILIVMLAVRLGVYDYSQRVLHEGHTIQGTNEQHPPIMKSFHKQFWDWYSTVVHLMNPWDWALYYNYYNPHLWTIPVEFRCSIVLFLTILATSRLTTVIRMSLVSTLVWFCMRWGRWDVVLFLSGMLMAEADLINGTWERPTEGEKPWSVRFPTKYHPFGLSNRKLWIALFIVGLYFGSAPNTGYRWTPFYMWTWSITPKTYPEPHRFPQTIGAVLIVFSINHSKDIQKLFANPISQYLGKISFAFYIVHGPILHSLGYSLMPNIWAVIGKASDFQYCLGFLIGWLICLPLCLWAGDIYWRAVDIPSVKFARWVEDKVIVKATGKENGSANSRRE, encoded by the coding sequence ATGGCATTTAACGGTCGGGACCAGGATCTTCGATCCTCCCCCGCGACGGACAACATTCCCCTGAATGATCTAGAGTCTGGAATCAATCGCGACTCCCAAGAAACCACGAAATGGACGAATATCACCGATTTCACGCCGTCGCACATCCTTTCCGATCCCTCGAGTCGTGCCCACGCCCTCACCAACAATTGGAAAGCATGTTTGGAATCATTTCTGGACAGACTTGCGATCGCCATTACTCCTAGTTATCTGCAGCATTTGGTGGGCGGCCAACCGCCCGAGTCCTCGAAACTACATGCCATCGCAGCGCTGGACGGTTTGCGCGGTTGGGCATGTCTTCTCGTCTTCAactttcatttcctctttaCTTATACCTGGAAAGTTGCGGTCGGATGGGGCTTCAGTCATGGGAATTACAACCTTTTCCAGCTGCCCATCCTCCATATGTTGGTATCCGGCCATATCATGGTGGCCATCTTTTTCGTGATCTCCGGATATGTACTTTCCTACAAACCGTTGAAAATGATCCGCAGTCGATCATGGGAACAGACCTTCACCGTGCTGGCCTCCTCTACATTCCGCCGTGGCCTCCGACTCTATATTCCCTCAGTCATTGGCATCTTGATCGTTATGCTGGCCGTGCGATTGGGTGTGTATGACTATTCGCAGAGGGTTCTTCACGAAGGACACACGATTCAGGGCACCAATGAGCAGCATCCGCCCATCATGAAGTCCTTTCACAAACAATTCTGGGACTGGTACTCCACAGTAGTGCATCTGATGAACCCATGGGATTGGGCTCTgtactataattattacaaTCCACACCTATGGACCATCCCCGTGGAATTCCGTTGCTCAAttgtcctcttcctcaccaTCTTGGCCACCTCCCGCTTAACCACTGTCATCAGGATGTCTCTGGTCAGCACACTAGTCTGGTTCTGTATGCGCTGGGGCCGCTGGGACGTCGTCCTCTTCCTAAGCGGCATGTTGATGGCCGAAGCGGACCTGATCAACGGTACATGGGAGCGCCCAACAGAGGGCGAAAAGCCATGGAGTGTCCGTTTCCCAACGAAGTACCACCCTTTTGGACTATCCAATCGCAAATTATGGATCGCGCTTTTCATTGTAGGCCTCTATTTCGGCTCTGCCCCTAACACGGGCTACAGATGGACCCCATTCTATATGTGGACCTGGAGTATTACCCCAAAAACTTATCCCGAACCGCACCGGTTCCCACAAACCATTGGGGCGGTTCTCATCGTCTTCAGCATCAACCATTCCAAAGACATCCAGAAACTCTTCGCAAACCCAATCTCCCAGTACCTTGGCAAGATCTCCTTCGCTTTCTACATTGTGCATGGGCCGATCCTTCATTCGCTCGGTTACTCCCTCATGCCCAATATCTGGGCGGTCATTGGCAAGGCCTCCGATTTCCAGTACTGCCTGGGCTTCCTGATCGGTTGGCTCATCTGTCTCCCTCTATGTCTGTGGGCTGGTGATATCTACTGGCGCGCTGTGGATATACCGAGCGTCAAATTCGCCCGGTGGGTGGAGGATAAGGTCATTGTCAAGGCGACGGGAAAGGAGAACGGAAGTGCAAACTCCCGTCGCGAGTGA
- a CDS encoding putative mRNA capping nucleoside-triphosphatase (unnamed protein product) — protein sequence MDLRTIMNNDASGTSDAPSTAPLQSPSQVSRKPSDPMYAPRDQQRTSSYPSAYSSHPPQPPPLQRPHASPERSSSYGSLQSPYQYHPPSAQIAGAQSQRGPSPPPYGSSASRDSFSTYGHPQQHQQQQSPFAQQRSQSIQSVLTPSSTSTYSFHPRESPPAVASQPYPSQQFSPPAQGSVPNTPRGSVAASYTRQTPPSARPQSSGHESLSNRASSPWVGPDAQVHMSPTAIPRVSRQDSRPLEQTPRQNSSATDRRDSDESVSPKTAFPSGSRQGSTAGYTDLASSSQPKPTENGISLKESPPNLQTSQPAPAASNFDSSPPARKSLTDDTSAIDQARSLPTKMDMTPDATANSSPQAPRVKRRRYEEPPIYAQRSVRTKGRIPMIPNRCPPIPKHARNSMQNPFVMRQQTVSAQASATDSPAKLKSETPPTNGPPAPRRPPEPAQAGSLGPWEPSIYGYIPHEEVTKTVCDFLFQHVVMRNDATAAPAGATATGQGAMIEVEAKLGQLVDMDRGERLLLPISTEGIVNKENTRLRTAFESTMTIAQHRAMNNFLNEAVKMSMPQANPGRIPLSYTHKKERDTFYEISPSELPPVIRQNLNPRHKPKVRVTLDQRTGEVLAKIVKCRIADLDVYSPRTCVDWRISVNLEMSYEGDVSHLPVVDPGRGRGGERNKDRMSYRHLAYQIDLTQVAKSEPPSKGEFEHELEVEISAAEIRRQGQLAIAGDPKNQYEELVKGFVDNIRILARAVPP from the exons ATGGATTTGCGCACCATTATGAACAACGATGCCTCGGGCACTTCGGATGCTCCATCAACGGCTCCCCTCCAGTCTCCGTCGCAAGTGTCGCGTAAGCCTTCGGATCCCATGTATGCTCCCCGCGACCAACAACGGACCTCCTCCTATCCATCTGCCTATTCGAGTCATCCCCCTCAGCCTCCACCCCTACAACGTCCTCATGCCTCCCCAGAACGTTCTTCCTCCTACGGATCACTCCAATCGCCCTATCAATACCATCCCCCCTCCGCACAGATTGCAGGCGCACAGTCTCAGCGCGGCCCGAGTCCTCCCCCCTATGGTTCCTCCGCCTCGCGTGACTCGTTCTCTACCTATGGCCATCCCCAGCaacaccagcagcagcagtcgcCCTTCGCACAGCAGCGTTCGCAATCCATCCAGTCTGTCCTGACCCCCtcatccacctccacctACTCATTCCATCCCAGGGAAAGCCCGCCAGCCGTTGCTTCACAGCCTTACCCGTCGCAGCAATTCTCCCCTCCAGCCCAAGGATCCGTACCGAATACTCCGCGAGGTTCAGTTGCTGCATCTTATACCCGTCAAACGCCCCCATCTGCGCGCCCCCAATCCTCCGGCCATGAATCCTTGTCAAATCGTGCCTCAAGCCCGTGGGTTGGTCCGGATGCTCAGGTTCATATGTCGCCGACGGCGATACCCCGTGTCTCGCGACAGGATTCAAGACCACTAGAACAAACCCCACGGCAAAATTCTTCGGCGACTGACAGAAGGGACTCGGATGAGAGTGTTAGTCCGAAAACCGCTTTTCCCTCTGGGTCTCGGCAAGGGAGCACGGCCGGATACACCGACCTAGCGTCCTCTTCTCAACCGAAGCCCACCGAAAATGGTATCTCCTTGAAGGAGAGCCCCCCCAACCTCCAAACCTCCCAGCCGGCCCCCGCAGCCTCAAACTTTGACAGCTCACCGCCCGCTCGAAAGTCTCTGACAGACGATACCTCCGCCATCGATCAAGCCCGTTCGTTGCCAACAAAGATGGACATGACTCCGGACGCAACGGCCAATTCAAGTCCGCAAGCACCCAGAGTGAAGAGGAGACGTTATGAAGAACCGCCAATCTATGCCCAAAGATCAGTACGCACCAAAGGGAGGATTCCCATGATTCCGAACCGCTGTCCACCGATCCCCAAGCATGCGAGAAATTCAATGCAAAATCCTTTTGTGATGCGCCAACAGACCGTTTCAGCCCAGGCTTCCGCTACAGATTCTCCGGCCAAACTCAAAAGCGAGACACCACCTACTAATGGCCCTCCGGCCCCCCGGCGACCTCCAGAGCCTGCTCAGGCAGGAAGCTTAGGACCATGGGAACCCTCCATCTATGGGTACATCCCGCACGAGGAGGTCACAAAGACGGTCTGCGATTTCTTGTTCCAACATGTGGTTATGAGGAACGACGCGACCGCAGCTCCTGCTGGTGCGACGGCAACCGGTCAGGGAGCAATGATTGAGGTGGAAGCCAAGCTGGGACAGCTCGTCGATATGGACAGAGGCGAAAGGCTTCTCTTGCCTATATCGACCGAAGGTATCGTGAATAAGGAAAACACTCGCTTACGAACTGCGTTCGAGAGCACGATGACAATT GCACAACATCGGGCAATGAATAACTTTCTGAACGAAGCCGTGAAGATGTCTATGCCGCAAGCCAACCCAGGACGCATTCCATTATCGTACACGCACAAGAAGGAGCGAGATACCTTTTACGAAATATCACCATCGGAGCTTCCACCTGTCATCAGACAGAATCTTAATCCTCGCCACAAACCCAAGGTGCGAGTAACATTAGACCAACGGACAGGCGAGGTCCTCGCGAAGATTGTGAAATGTCGAATTGCCGATCTTGATGTCTACAGCCCTCGCACATGTGTTGATTGGCGAATTAGCGTCAACCTGGAAATGAGCTACGAAGGAGATGTTAGCCACCTCCCTGTGGTAGATCCCGGTCGTGGACGCGGCGGAGAGCGAAACAAGGATCGTATGAGCTATCGACATCTGGCATACCAGATCGACCTTACACAAGTGGCCAAATCAGAA CCACCATCCAAAGGTGAATTCGAGCATGAACTCGAAGTTGAAATCTCCGCCGCCGAGATCCGCCGCCAGGGTCAGCTTGCCATAGCTGGCGACCCTAAGAACCAATATGAAGAGCTTGTCAAAGGATTTGTGGATAATATTCGCATCCTGGCACGAGCAGTGCCTCCATAA
- a CDS encoding transcription elongation factor spt5: MSRNMLDHDFGSDEEDDDFNPAPAYDSDNEDARPTHQDRDDDDDEEDVKPSRRAERRVGSEEADDNEDADGHDDEEEDENDDDDEEEEDEDEEGAVSRPKKRRRKGGVAHFFEEEAGVDEDEDEAEDEEDEMAELGGEMHPDDMDALPVGAETDDRRHRQLDRQRELEASMDAEKQAQLLKERYGRNRAAASDAVVVPKRLLLPSVEDPSIWGVRCKPGKEREVIFAIQKRIEERPMGSRNPMKIISAFERGGAMSGYIYVEARRQADVMDALQDMSNVYPRTKMILVPVREMPDLLRVQKSEELLPGGWVRIKRGKYQNDLAQIEEVETNGLAVTVRLVPRLDYGMNEDIGAPFMDPKRKRPGMNPAVARPPQRLFSEAEAKKKHGKYLSATSGLGGKSWSYLGETYVDGFLIKDMKVQHLITKNVSPRLEEVTMFARGSEDGTANLDLASLAETLKNSTAEDSYLPGDPVEVFRGEQQGLIGRTTSTRGDIVTLQVTEGDLAGQHIDAPVKSLRKRFREGDHVKVIGGSRYQDELGMVVQVKDDTVTLLSDMSMQEITVFSKDLRLSAETGVDGKLGMFDVHDLVQLDAATVACIVKVDRESLRVLDQNGSIRTILPTQVTNKITPRRDAVATDRNGAEIRHGDTVREVYGEQRNGVILHIHRSFLFLHNKAQAENSGITVVRTTNVVTVSAKGGRSTGPDLTKMNPALMSRGGPSGMMGPPKSFGRDRMIGKTVMVRKGPFKGLVGIVKDAGDVQARVELHSKNKLVSIPKELLVVKDPVTGQTIEMGRGRGGPRVPSAAPPSGWQGGRTPMAAADSSRTPAWGGASSARTPAWAGMGGSRTPAWKNDGSRTSNPYDGSRTAYGGFGSRTPAWNAGARTPYGGSGSGQSDFDAFAAGSRTPAWNANSGSRTPAWSGATASNGSKDSRGYDAPTPGGAYSAPTPGAYASAPTPGVSAPTPGAWADSAPTPGAFNAPTPGGPSKKPYDAPTPAAWDSRPYDAPTPAMGGDGDDAGPRYEDGTPSP, from the exons ATGTCACGAAACATGCTGGATCATGACTTCGGttcagacgaagaagacgatgacttCAACCCCGCTCCCGCATATGATTCAGATAATGAAGATGCCAGG CCGACGCATCAAGACCgggacgatgatgacgatgaagaagatgtaaAGCCTTCACGACGAGCGGAACGTCGAGTCGGTAGCGAGGAGGCAGACGATAACGAAGATGCCGATGGCCacgacgacgaggaagaagacgagaacgatgatgatgacgaggaggaggaagatgaagatgaagagggtGCCGTGTCT CGACCAAAAAAGCgcagaagaaagggaggcgTGGCCCATTTCTTCGAGGAAGAGGCTGGcgtcgatgaagatgaagatgaggccgaggacgaagaggatgaaatgGCCGAGCTTGGTGGGGAAATGCATCCAGATGATATGGATGCGCTCCCAGTCGGCGCTGAGACTGACGATCGTCGCCACCGACAGCTTGATCGCCAGCGCGAGCTTGAGGCCAGCATGGATGCCGAGAAGCAGGCGCAGTTGCTCAAAGAACGTTACGGACGAAACCGCGCTGCAGCTTCCGATGCAGTCGTCGTACCAAAGCGGCTACTACTTCCTAGTGTCGAGGATCCTAGCATCTGGGGTGTCCGTTGTAAGCCCGGCAAAGAACGGGAGGTTATTTTCGCCATCCAGAAACGTATAGAAGAGCGACCCATGGGCTCTCGCAACCCTATGAAGATCATATCTGCCTTTGAACGTGGAGGAGCTATGAGTGGGTACATCTATGTTGAAGCACGCAGGCAAGCGGACGTCATGGATGCACTGCAAGATATGTCCAACGTCTACCCACGGACGAAGATGATTCTAGTTCCTGTGCGGGAAATGCCGGACCTTCTGCGGGTTCAAAAATCCGAAGAACTCTTGCCCGGTGGCTGGGTCCGCATTAAACGTGGCAAATACCAAAACGATCTGGCCCagattgaagaagttgaaacCAACGGTCTCGCTGTGACTGTTCGCTTGGTTCCTCGCCTAGATTATGGCATGAACGAGGACATCGGTGCGCCTTTTATGGATCCCAAGAGGAAGCGTCCTGGCATGAATCCCGCGGTGGCCCGGCCACCTCAACGTCTGTTCAGTGAAGCTGAAGCTAAAAAGAAACATGGAAAGTACCTTTCTGCCACATCTGGTCTGGGTGGAAAATCTTGGAGCTACCTAGGAGAGACCTACGTCGACGGTTTCTTAATCAAGGACATGAAGGTACAACATTTGATCACCAAGAATGTGAGCCCGCGGCTTGAGGAGGTTACTATGTTTGCCCGAGGCTCAGAGGACGGCACTGCCAATCTAGATCTTGCGTCCCTCGCGGAAACACTCAAGAACTCCACAGCTGAAGACTCTTACCTCCCAGGAGATCCAGTTGAAGTGTTCCGTGGTGAACAACAGGGCTTGATCGGTCGAACTACTTCTACTCGCGGTGATATCGTTACTCTACAAGTTACCGAAGGTGACCTTGCGGGACAACACATTGATGCCCCTGTTAAATCTCTCCGTAAACGTTTCAGGGAGGGTGATCATGTCAAGGTCATCGGTGGTAGCAGATATCAAGATGAGCTGGGTATGGTGGTCCAAGTCAAGGACGACACCGTGACATTACTTAGCGATATGAGCATGCAAGAGATCACTGTGTTCAGCAAGGATCTTCGGCTGTCCGCCGAGACAGGTGTTGACGGAAAGCTTGGAATGTTCGACGTACATGATCTTGTGCAGCTAGA CGCCGCTACTGTTGCTTGTATTGTCAAGGTTGATCGAGAATCTTTGCGGGTTTTGGATCAAAATGGTTCGATTCGCACTATTCTGCCTACTCAGGTAACAAACAAGATCACACCGCGTCGGGATGCGGTAGCTACGGACCGGAACGGTGCAGAGATTCGACATGGAGATACCGTTCGCGAAGTGTACGGTGAGCAAAGGAATGGCGTGATCCTTCACATTCACCGTTCATTTCTGTTCTTGCATAACAAAGCTCAGGCTGAGAACTCCGGTATTACTGTCGTGCGTACGACCAACGTTGTAACAGTATCAGCCAAGGGAGGCCGGTCTACGGGCCCTGATCTTACTAAGATGAACCCGGCTCTGATGAGTCGTGGCGGACCCAGCGGTATGATGGGCCCCCCGAAGAGCTTCGGTCGCGACAGGATGATTGGAAAGACAGTCATGGTCCGAAAGGGGCCCTTCAAAGGTCTTGTGGGTATTGTCAAAGATGCGGGAGACGTGCAGGCACGTGTGGAGCTCCATTCCAAGAACAAGCTAGTGTCGATTCCCAAGGAGCTCCTCGTGGTCAAGGACCCTGTAACGGGCCAAACAATCGAAATGGGCCGCGGCAGAGGAGGACCACGCGTCCCTTCAGCAGCTCCACCATCGGGCTGGCAGGGTGGTCGGACACCGATGGCAGCTGCAGATTCATCCAGGACCCCCGCCTGGGGCGGTGCATCTTCCGCGAGAA CACCTGCTTGGGCTGGTATGGGCGGTTCTCGCACACCAGCATGGAAGAACGATGGATCCCGTACATCGAATCCCTACGATGGAAGTCGCACCGCATATGGCGGATTCGGCTCACGCACCCCGGCCTGGAACGCTGGCGCCCGAACTCCCTACGGCGGCTCCGGCTCCGGACAGAGTGACTTCGACGCCTTCGCAGCAGGCTCTAGAACCCCAGCCTGGAACGCAAACTCCGGCAGTCGCACCCCAGCCTGGTCAGGAGCTACGGCAAGCAACGGCAGCAAAGACTCCCGTGGCTACGACGCCCCCACTCCAGGCGGAGCCTATTCTGCACCCACTCCAGGCGCATATGCCAGCGCTCCCACCCCCGGTGTCTCTGCGCCCACGCCTGGAGCCTGGGCCGATAGTGCCCCGACGCCGGGAGCATTCAACGCCCCTACCCCCGGCGGCCCGTCCAAGAAGCCGTACGACGCGCCTACACCCGCTGCCTGGGACAGTCGTCCATATGACGCCCCTACGCCAGCGATGGGTGGAGACGGCGACGATGCAGGACCACGGTACGAAGACGGAACGCCTAGTCCGTAA
- a CDS encoding putative acyl-CoA dehydrogenase produces MSKTFSKEDVASHNKPDNLWVVIDEDVYDLTKFQDEHPGGKKILSRVGGKDASKQFWKYHNEGILKKYKSKLQVGSLNTKAADASAPEPAAAKETPKPQQAAPVDVGSAKSSEPQEPYGDLIPFADPSWYQGYSSPYFNQTHAALRAEVRQWVESEIEPYVTEWDEAKNVPDHIYKQMGERGYLAGLLGGKFPVDHTKNRVQSVAPENWDLFHEMLLTDELSRAGSGGLVWNLIGGYGIGCPPLVKYGKKPLVDRILPGILNGDKRICLAITEPDAGSDVANLTCEAKLTPDGKHYIVNGEKKWITNGVYADYFTTAVRTGGPGMNGLSVLLIEREHGGVSTRRMDCQGVWSSGTTYVTFEDVKVPVENLIGKENQGFKVIMTNFNHERIGIVIQCCRFARVCYEEAVKYAHKRRTFGKRLIDHPVIRMKLAHMARQIEATYNWLENIIYQCQSMDETEAMLKLGGAIASLKAQSTTTFEFCAREASQIFGGLSYSRGGQGGKVERLYRDVRAYAIPGGSEEIMLDLSMRQSLRVHKMFGMKL; encoded by the exons ATGTCCAAAACATTCTCAAAGGAAGACGTCGCATCGCATAACAAGCCAGATAACCTCTGGGTTGTtatcgatgaagatgtgtATGACTTGACTAAATTTCAGGACGAGCACCCTG GTGGAAAAAAGA TTCTGTCGCGAGTCGGAGGAAAGGATGCTTCGAAGCAGTTCTGGAAGTATCACAACGAAGGGATTCTCAAGAAGTACAAAAGCAAGCTGCAGGTTGGTTCCTTGAACACAAAAGCCGCAGATGCGTCGGCACCGgaaccagcagcagccaagGAAACCCCCAAGCCTCAGCAGGCAGCTCCAGTGGACGTTGGATCGGCCAAGTCGTCCGAGCCCCAAGAACCTTATGGTGACTTGATTCCCTTCGCCGATCCCTCATGGTATCAAGGT TACTCCTCTCCATACTTTAACCAGACTCATGCAGCCCTCCGCGCAGAAGTTCGCCAATGGGTTGAGTCTGAAATTGAGCCCTATGTGACCGAATGGGATGAGGCCAAGAATGTTCCCGATCATATTTACAAGCAGATGGGTGAACGGGGTTACCTTGCCGGATTATTGGGTGGCAAATTCCCTGTCGACCACACGAAGAACCGTGTGCAGTCTGTCGCTCCTGAAAACTGGGACTTGTTTCACGAGATGCTTCTTACCGACGAGCTGTCCCGCGCCGGTAGTGGTGGTCTTGTCTGGAATTTGATCGGTGGCTACGGTATCGGCTGCCCCCCACTAGTCAAATATGGCAAGAAGCCTCTGGTTGACAGAATTCTCCCCGGTATTTTGAATGGCGATAAGCGTATCTGTCTTGCTATCACCGAGCCGGATGCTGGAAGCGATGTTGCCAACCTTACCTGCGAGGCTAAACTCACCCCTGATGGCAAGCACTACATTGTCAACGGTGAGAAGAAGTGGATTACCAACGGTGTCTATGCCGATTACTTCACCACCGCTGTTCGTACGGGCGGGCCCGGTATGAATGGTCTTAGTGTCCTTCTCATTGAGAGAGAGCACGGCGGAGTCAGCACGAGACGCATGGACTGCCAGGGTGTCTGGAGCAGCGGCACGACTTATGTCACCTTCGAGGATGTGAAGGTGCCGGTGGAGAACCTcattggaaaggaaaatcaGGGTTTCAAGG TCATCATGACCAACTTTAACCACGAGCGTATTGGAATCGTCATCCAGTGTTGTCGGTTCGCTCGTGTGTGCTACGAGGAAGCGGTGAAATATGCCCACAAGCGTAGGACGTTCGGCAAGAGACTCATCGACCACCCTGTCATCCGTATGAAGCTCGCACATATGGCCCGTCAGATTGAAGCGACGTATAACTGGCTGGAAAATATCATCTACCAATGCCAGTCCATGGATGAGACTGAAGCAATGCTCAAGCTGGGCGGTGCAATCGCAAGTCTCAAGGCTCAGTCGACGACCACCTTCGAGTTCTGCGCTCGTGAGGCCAGTCAGATTTTCGGTGGTCTGAGCTACAGCCGCGGAGGCCAGGGCGGTAAGGTGGAGCGGCTATACCGTGATGTTCGTGCCTACGCTATCCCTGGTGGAAGTGAGGAGATCATGCTGGACCTGAGTATGCGCCAGAGTCTCCGTGTGCACAAGATGTTCGGCATGAAGTTGTAA